The following nucleotide sequence is from uncultured Roseateles sp..
GACGCTCCATGCGCTGGCGGCTTGGCGGCGCGGTGCCGCCATCGCTGGCCATCGGACTCACCACCAGGCGCCCGGACTGCAGTTGCTGGCGCGTCGCCTTCATCGCACCCTGGGCCAGCAGCGCCCCGCCAGCGTCGCGGCTGACCTTGAGCGTGGTGCTGGCTGCTAGGCCTCCGTTGCGATCGAACAGCAGGGCCTGCAAGGCCTCAAGCTTGTCGTCGGGCTTGGCGTCCAGCAGCTGGACGTGGATGGGAACGCTGGCGGCAGCGTCGACTTTACTAGCCATCGTGATGCTCCTTGTGGAAGGAGGCACACGTCGCCAGGCCAGACGAAACCATGATCGTCTGGTCCAACCCGGCGCGCACAACAGGCTCCGGCATGCCCCCTGAGCTCGCCATCGTCATGCAGGTCGCGGCCGGCGAGCGTGACCATCGATCAGGCTGACTTTAGGCTGCCACGCCGAGGGCAACATCCCTAACGCTTGGGGGGCGCACCGGGAAGTTTCCTCACCGGCGGTAACAAAGGGTCAGATGTTGACCGTCAGGTGCGGCGTCGGCGTGCCAGCCCCAGCAGGCCCAGACCGCCCAGCATCAGCGCATAGCTGCTGGGCTCGGGCACGGCGGCCATCAGAGCATCGCGCGCGGTCACGCCCAGGTCGCTGTAGTTGGTGAACACGCCGTCCATGCCCCAGCCGAAGTATTTGTCGAACTGGGCGGCGGCCAATGCCGGGTCAGGCTGGGCGAAGGTATAGCCGTGCACCATCAGCCCGGCCGCGTGAGCGGCCTGGATGTAGGCGCCTGTCACCGCGCTGGCGCCGCCGCCGGTGATCGACGGGCCGATGCCGTTGACGGTCTTGGCCAGGTCGGTGAAGCTCGACACCGCCGAGTTGCCCAGGAAGATTTCCTGGATGCTCATGCCCAGGCTGTTCTGCTTGGCGCGGATGCTGGTCAAGGTGTCCAGGCTGAAGGATTGGATGAAGACCTTGTCGCTGGCCTTGCCGTAGCCGAACTTGGACAGCGTCGACAGGATCTTGTCTTCCATCAGCGGGTCGGAGATCTTGGCCTCGGGGTAGATGCCCACGGTGCGGCCGGTCAGCGCGCTCTGGGCCTGGGCCAGTGCGATGACCTCGTCGAAGGTCGGTACGCGCATCGCGTCTGGCGACGAGGGCGTGAAACCCGGATAGCTGGTCTTGCCGGTGCCGGTGGGCAGCACGGTCAGCTGCTTGATCTCGGCCAGCGTGTAGCCCGACACGGC
It contains:
- a CDS encoding glycerophosphodiester phosphodiesterase family protein, translated to MTIFKYPTLALALAACFAPQAQATALNTLNGQAPLVIAHRGASGYLPEHTLAGYELAVKLGADYIEPDLQLTKDGFLVAMHDTTLNRTTNVAAVLGKRNNSYAVSGYTLAEIKQLTVLPTGTGKTSYPGFTPSSPDAMRVPTFDEVIALAQAQSALTGRTVGIYPEAKISDPLMEDKILSTLSKFGYGKASDKVFIQSFSLDTLTSIRAKQNSLGMSIQEIFLGNSAVSSFTDLAKTVNGIGPSITGGGASAVTGAYIQAAHAAGLMVHGYTFAQPDPALAAAQFDKYFGWGMDGVFTNYSDLGVTARDALMAAVPEPSSYALMLGGLGLLGLARRRRT